The Chitinophaga parva genomic sequence CTGCGTACTTTGTTTCCCCTGGATGAACCATTGATTTATGCCACCGTACGCCGCCATGGCAAATGCCTGGTGCTCACAGAGGAGCAGCTGAGCAATAGTTTTGCGCAATCGCTGGCGGGCCGCATCCAGCAGGCTTGTTTCCGGGAGCTGGACGCACCGGTGCAAACCGTTGGTGCGCTTGATTTGCCGGCGGTGCCGCTTAATATGGGACTGGAGGCGATGATGCTGCCGAATGCAACAAAAGTGGAGGCCGCGATGAAGGAATTGTTAGCGTGGTAAAAAAGTTGGCAAAACTTTTTGAAGTTTTCAATTTCCGTGTATCTTTGCACTCCCAATCCGGCGAGGTAGCTCAGTTGGTTAGAGCGCAGGATTCATAACCCTGAGGTGATGGGTTCAATTCCCATCCTCGCTACAACGGAAAAAACGGCTTTTAAGCAGATGCTTGAGAGCCGTTTTTGTTTCGAGCAGGGACGCTCCATCTCTTCGATACTTTACCTGGTCAGATTAGTTTTAGATAATGGGGTATGACACTTCGGGCAAGTAGATTTCATATTTTCAAAAACTTCTCCCCACTTGGCAATGTCTTCAATATAAGAGTCATCTCCATCTAAATCCTTTTCTACTACATTGGTTTACACGATTTTAAGCGATTGAATTAATCCATCCGCGAATTCATAATGATAAGTCATTGTAATCGGACTTCCGGGAAACGTTCCTGAAACTTCAGTTTTCAATGTATGTTCGATTGCTGAATATTCAAGGGGCTTCATCGTTGCCTGATATTCTTTGTTTACTTTTTCTATCCAATGTTCTATTTCTTTTTTTCCGTTGTGCGTTTTGCCCTCATCAAAAACTACGGCTGTTTCGATAAAACAATTTGCATAAGCAACACTATCAAAATTGTTTTGTGCGCTTACTAAATCTGCTACTACTTTCGGTAAGTTCATGTTTATATTTTTAAGAGTATTAGATTGTTGGTACGGTGCCGCCATCTATTACAAAGTTTGTTCCTGTTAAATAACCAGCTCTTGGTGAAACAAGAAAACCAACTAATTCCGCTACTTCTTCTGGTTCGGCAGGTCTTCCAAAAGGTATCCCACCCAAAGCATCCAGCACACTCTGTTGAGCCTCCTCAATAGAAATATTTGAACTCTGGGCAATTGTTTCCAGCCATCCTTTTACATTTTCCGTGCGTATCCATCCTGGCGAAACAGTTAGTACACGAACACCTTTTGGCGTAACTTCATTTGATAAACTTTTGCTGTAATTTATCAATCCTGCTTTGGCAGCTGCATACGGCAAAGTTGAATCATAGAGCGGTAATTTACCCTGTATTGAAGCCATGTGAATGATAACACCACTTTTTCGATCTATCATTTGTGGTAAAAATCCTCTGTCCAGCCGAACAGGAGCAAGCAAATTAGCTTGTAAAGTTGATTCCCAATCCTCATCACTTAATACGGTAAAACCACCAGCGGGTGTTGATGAAGAACCAAGGTTGTTCACAAGAATATCCAGTTTTCCATAAGTTGATAGCACTTCGCTGATTACTTTTTGTGTTCCTTCTGCTGTACTTAAATCGGAGGGAATGAAATGCACGTTGCTGTTTTCTTTTTCCGGTGCGTTTCGTGCGGTAATAATAACTGTTGAACCAGCTTGTATAAGCCTTTCGGCGATTGCTCTCCCGGTTCCTTTTGTTCCTCCTGTTACCAAGGCAATTTTACCCGATAATTCATTGTTGAAATTAAAATCTTGGTTCATTGTTTAAATATTTAGGGCAAAATTCAGACTTATGTATAGTTCTCACAAGTACGGTGAAGCGATTCAGATAGGGAATAATTTTTCCCCTATTGTACAATTTGGAACATTGATTTAATTTTGTTTGATGTATGAAAGAAAGTTTTTGCCGAACCTAAATTGTGGGTTAGATTTAGTTGGCGAAGTGCTTTACGGAAAATGGAAAGTCCGTTTGTTGTGGTTCATTCACGAAGGAAATAAGCGTCCGAGTGAATTACAACGAAAAATTCCCGATGCAACAAGGCGCGTGCTAAACATTCAGTTAAAAGAACTGGAAGACCACGAATTGATTACAAAGAAAATTTATCCTGTCGTACCGCCGAAAGTAGAATACAGTTTAACCGAGTTTGGGCAAACTCTAATTCCTGTAATTTCTGCGTTGGGAGATTGGGGCGACAAAAATGAAGCGCATTTACGTTCAGTTATTTTAAAGCATTTGACCTCCGGAAGTGAGTAGTTTGATTTTGGAACGTAAGGCTGAAAGTGGTTGCCGCTAGTGTTGCATACCATTGAACGGTCCTTACAGACAATCCATTGAAAGCTGCAAATAAGATATTACCTAACAGATCGCTGGCAAATTATTAGCGCGTATGTTAGCTAAAAAAACGCCCGACCGTATTGAAGATTTTGGGTCATGTATGGGATTTTGTACCCCGATCATCGAGAAAAAATTATAGTCAAAGGAAAGTACCCGATTTACTGATAGCATCATAAGGGCATACTTTTTAACACTTACTCTCCCTCGGGATCCACCGCATCCGTCTCCACAACCCTTCCTATCTGTCCATCCTCCAGTCGCACTTTTATCCCCCTTGAATGAAACGCCGCGGAGGTCAGCAGATCTTTCACAATGCCATAGGTACGCTTACCGCTGCGCTGGTCCTTTTTCAAAATGATGGCCACTTCCAGGCCAGGATAGATGTCTTTTCTGTATTGTCCGTTCATGGGTTTAAAATTACATCAGTTTTACCACCTGCCCGCAAGCTTATTTACAAGTAATACCACTCCGATCCCCAGCGTGTAACAAACCATATCGTTCCAGGTAAAGAAGTTTCCCAATACCACATTTGCCAGCCGGGAATGTTCCCATCCTAACCATTTCACCAGATGAAAGTATTGCGAGATCTCCACCAGGTACGCAAATATCAACACGCCCACCGCGAGTGGAAACACCTGCGCCTGCACAAAACTGCATACAAAGCAATAGATCAGGATCACCACCAGAAAATCGCCTACGTATGGCCGCACAAATTCATCGTGCAGGTAACGCGCAATCAGGACTTCAATAATAAAAAGTAAAACAGCGAGCACAAAGTACCGGGTGTTAAAACGAAATTTCATTTGAGATGCAGTATTGATTTCAAAAGATAGATGGAAGCCAGGTTAATTATATTCATTGATGAGGCTTACCACCACCTGTGTAAGGATGTTCTTCTCATCCGGGTCGGCTCTCGCCAATTTCTCCCGCAGGCCTTTACGGCGTCCATCGTGTTGTCACAGGTGGCAATAAAAGCAGGTTGCCTGCAGATGGCCTCAATGGTTAATGTACGGTGATCATATCGGTCTAAGATGTCCGGGGCGTAAGTGTGATCAGTGATCAACCGGAGTAAGCCCTGAGCTTCGTCTCCTGAAAGTGGGCGGCGCGCTATCACACCGCTCCTGATGCGCACTGCCCGCTTGAGGCCGTCCAACTACGCTTGTTGCTCCTGGGAGTGTTTTTCGTTGAGCGAATAACCTTTGACAAGGTGTTCTTTCCATACCTTGTTGGCCCAGATCCGGAATTGGGTGCCTTGCGCTGATTTAACCCGGTACCTACGGAAATAATCATATCCAGGGAATGCTTCTCTGTCTTGCGTTTTACAGATCTGTTCCCTTCCTTTCGAACTGTCAAGGAATACTTGACGGTTGCACTTTGGTCTAATTCTCCCTCACTGTAAATGTTATTGAGGTGCAAACTGATGTTTTGCTTAGTGGGCTATTGTAAAGTAAATGTACCGGCATCATTCTTAATAACACCCAACTCACATGCCCTCACCATGAGGCTTCCATGCGCCCCGTCATTTACAAATAATCCATAAGCATTCCTCATACCTAATCCTACTTTAGCCACTTTCACCCGTTCCAGTAACGTATTTTGCAAACTTCCAATTTTATCACCCGCGTTCCTCGCCCGCACATTAATACCATTTGACAAGCTATTCTCCATCTCCACATCACGGATCACCAGCCCCGAAATATCCCGCTTATCCACGCAGATCTCCAATGCCGCCCGCCAGTTCCACTCATGATCAAACCCGCCACAGGTGCGAAGCTCACAATCCTCCACCAGCGTAGTGCCCGTGAAATTATTATCCGATCCTTTCCGGGAGGTAGGGAAGGTATTGCTGATCAGCACACCGCAGCCGGGCGTAATATCCGTGAAAATACAATTGCGTACTGTGTTGCTATCGCCACCGTAAATGGCCGCACCATTAGCCAGGAAAACCAACTGCCCGGTGCAGTTTTCAATAACATTATGTCCCGGCACATACTCCTGCTTGCGGAAGGGCGCCGGCCATATGGCAAAGCAATCATCGCCACCACCACGGGCTGTGCAATTGCGCATCACGCACCCTCGCATGCCCACACAAAAATTAATACCATCGGCAATGGTATTGCGCAGCCGGCAGCCTTCCACCACCAGCCCTTCCGAGTTTTCTATCCACATGCCTACTTTGGTATGTTCTATCCAGAGCCGGCTGATCGTAGAGCCGGTCCCGTAAGTGCCAAAAATGCCGTCATTGGTTTCACTGTCGTTGCGGTAATTCAGCTTGCCGGTGATGGCAAAGTCTGCCAGGTGGATATTGCTGCCGGTACCTTTAATGCGCACGCGTTTGTTCGCGGAAGCATACGCATTTTCGTCGCCTTCCAGCACACTGTACCACATGCCGGCTCCCTGGATGATAACGCCGGACGGCACCACAATATCGCCGGTGATCTTATAGGTGCCCACCGGCAGCCACACTGTTTTGCCACCGGATGCAGCCGCCGCAATGCACTTGCGCATTGCATCCGTGTAGTCTGTGCCGCCATCGCTGAAATCCGCCAGGGACAAGGCATTAACTGGCATGGCCAGCGCGGGCGCCACCTGCTCCAGGTCTGCCATGTCAATGATGCAACGGGTGATGTCTCCTGCTTTACAATCCAGCGCTATCCGCACTATATCCCCTTTGCGCACCGCCACGTCCCGCAGGCGTAGCTCATCATAAAAGTTTCTCACTTTGCCGGAATCCGGGTCATTGCTGAAGGGATACTTGCCGTACAGGTAACAGTAACGGGAGGTGACATGGCAATCCTTCACCAACTGCCCGTTCCTGTAAATACCAAAGGTAGACTTCAACCCGCCACCCTTTCCGGCATCGGGAAGGCTGTAACGCACCACCAGTGCATTGGCATTGGCCAGCGCGGTAAATTCCACGTATTGCCCTTTTCCCTTCAGCTGTACGCAACGTTGCCCGGAAGATTCCGTTTCTACGCGGTAAGGGCCATATTGTGGCCCCAGTACCTGTCCGCTGGTACGCATGTTTTCGGCCTCGTAAGTGGTCCAGGGAATGGCTGCACCAGGCTTTTGCCGGGCCAGCAACAGCACGGGACATAATAACAATAGCAGCAGGAGTTGTTGGCTTTTCATAACGCTTGGGAAGTATAACATTCCCATTAAGATACAGCGGCAACGGCAAACTTTATAGCATACCCGGCTACAGCCCCTGGAATTTATCCAGAAGGTGTTGGGTGAAAGGGCCTGCTCAAAATAATACACCAGGTTTTTCTGATCAGAGACGGCGCGCCACCAGGTAGTGGAAATGTTGGGATGCTCTGGTGTAGTGATACCATATGGTACAGAGCAGTCATCACCGTATAGGCGTGGTCGTGATACACTACCAGCTTGCTGTTAATGTATTCAAAGATAGCATTGTCGCCGGATGCATCAGAAATGGAAAGATGCAAAGTTCTCCTGCCTGAGTTAATGGCTGGTCCAGTGGTCAAAAGCGGCCTTCGCCGTGGCTGCAATTACCTGCTCCCGCGTGGCCTCATCTGCCCGGGAATCTGTGACCAGCACGGCCAGGAGCACGTGCTGTCCATTGGGCAGGGTAATGATGCCTGTATCGTTGGTAGCGCGGGTAAGGCCATCGTGCGTGCCGGAGGTGCCGGTTTTATGCGCTACAACGGTGCCGGCAGGCAGTTGCCCTTTAATGCGGTGGGCGCCCGGCGTAGAGTTGACCATCAGGTCCATGAGCAGCTGCTGGCTGGAAGGGGAGAGCTTCCTGCCGGTATAGAAGATGTGGAGTAATTGTACCAGGCCCGCCGCGGTAGACCAGTTGCGGTATTGTATCCGTTCATTTTCCGTCTGCACTTTTTCTGTAGTGGCAATGCTGATCTCCTTCACGCCCAGGCTGTGTATGTATTTATCGGCGGCAGCGGTGCCCCCCAATAAATGCAACAGCACATCGCAGGCGCTACCATCACTTTCGGCCACGTTGTAACGCAGCAGTTCCCGCACGGTTACGTCTATGTTGCCATCCGGGTGCGCATCACGCAGGGGGCTGTGGCCCACGCGGATGTAGTCCGCTTTGGTTACGTGGACGGGCTGGTCCAGTTTCAGTTTGCCCTGGTCCACTGTATGCAGCACCGCCATGGCAATCGGGAACTTATACACGCTTTGCATGGGCGCATGCACGTGGGCATTGAGGGAGGCGGTATCGCCGGTTTCCAGTACCTGCGCATATACGGCCACACGGCCCTTCGCCTGGGCTGCAATGTCCTGGAATTGTTGATGGAGGGACGTTTGGGCGGAAACGGGAAGAGTGGCCAACAAGGCGCCAAAGAGCATTTTAAAGTGGTGCATGTCTGGGTTTGTTATTTAGGGGTGGGCTGTTTCCAGGTATTTTTTTGCCAGCGCCTTGCAATCAGCTATGGCACGGGTGGCAGTGGCAGCCACGTTGAGCAGTTGTGTTTTGCGGCGCACGGTCACATCATACTGATCCCACTGGAAGCCCAGCATGCCTTGTGTGTTTTCAGTGCTGTAGCTGAAGACCAGCGGGGCTTTGCGCGCATGTACCTCGTAGTAAACGTAGTGCAGTTGCGCGGCTGCGGGCGTTGCATTGGTTGGATTGGGCGGTTGGTTGTGCACTTCCAGGATCTCAGACACGGGCAGGTCCTTGTTCTTCGTGGTCCATACGATCAGTGTAAGTGTGCCGCTGGCGCTGATTTTCCGGCTGTATTCTTTTGGATCCAGTTTAAACCGGGGTGTCACGGATTGCAGCATCTTCATGGCTTTGGCTTGTGTAAGACCAGGCCAGGCCGGTGTGGCTACCAAGGTGTTGCCACTATGCATGTACACTTTGTCATGCGCCAGTTGCGCGGCATAAGTAGGTTGATCGCCATGCTGCGCGTGTGCCTTTGCCGTAAGCAGAAAGGCCAGGAGGGAAAGTTGGAAAAGGTATCGCATCCGCCATTTGCCGCAAATCTTGTACCGCACTGGGCGGCGGTACAAGATTGAAAGTTATTTTTCTTTAAGGCAGTGGGGGAGCCGGCGGAAAATCTACCGGCACCCGCAACAGGCGGTATGCATAATTGGTAAAGCTCATTACACTCACCAATCCCAGTAGGTCTACCAGCGCTGCCGGGCTGTAGCCCGTTGCTGTAAAGGCTTCCAGTAGTTCGTCTGCCACGCTGCCCCGGTTGTCAATAATGGACTTGATCACTTTATAGAGCACCGGCCAGTGTCCATTTTCGTACAGGCCTGCACGTAGTTGAACGGTTTCTTCCAGCTTCCATCCCATTTTTATGGCAGACTGGGTGTGCGATGCCAGGCAGTATTCACAGCCGTTCAGTTCAGACACGATGAGGTACACCGCCTCGCGCTCCTTGCCGTGAAATGAGCCCCTGGCCTGGGCTTGCACAAATGCCAGGTAAGCATCCAGCTCATTGCCGGAGTAACCAATGGCGGCATAGAGATTGGGCATGCGCCCTATCAGTTTTGTGTATTGGTCAAAGTGCGCCTGTGCTTTTTCATTGACCTGCTCACGGGTGGGAACGGGAAATGCTTTCATCGCTGTGTTGGGTTTTGTAAAGTGAATGTAACATATTTACCACTTACACATTGATCACGATCTTGCCCCGCTTCACCCCTCTTTCCAATGCCAGGTGGGCTTCCCGCATCTGGTCAAAAGTAAATACTTCTGACACGTTGGATTTCAGTTTGCCTTCGGCCAATAATGCTGCGATGGCCTGCATATCCTTACCGCTGGATGCCACCAGGTGAAATGCACCATGGATGCCCAGTGCCCGGGCTTTTTCTACCACGTCCGCATTAAGCCCGGAGGGAATGCTGATGATGGTCCCGCCTTTTTTGATCACCTTTAATGAACGGTCAATATTCTCCCCGCCAATGGCATCCAGCACAAAATCCACCTCACTTACCACGTCTTCAAAACGGTGCGCCTTATAGTCGATCACCTCATCCGCACCCAGCGCTTTCACAAAGTCCGCGTTTTGCGCGGAGGCAGTACCTATTACGTAGGCGCCGGCCAGCCTGGCCAGTTGCACCGCATAGTGGCCTACACCGCCGGCCGCAGCATGGATCAGTACCCGCTGGCCGGGAACAATGTTGTATTCATGATACAGGAATTGGTAAGCAGTGAGCGCAGCCAGGGTCGCGGCTGCGGCATCTTCATACGGGATGTTGTCCGGCTTCAGGGCCAGGTGGGCGGCAGGTGCAGCTACATAGGCTGCGTAAGCCTGCCCATGACCGGGAAAGTTCACCATACCAAACACTGCATCGCCCGGTTTAATATCTTTTACATCCGGGCTCACGGCTGCCACCTCACCGGAAATATCCCAACCCAGGATGAGAGGCTTAAAGTCTTTAAAACGGCCGTATAAACCCTTGCCTGCGCGGGATTTTACGTCTACAGGGTTAATGCTCAGGGATTTGGTTTTTATCAATACTTCCCCCGGCTGCAGGGCCGGGATGGGAAGGTCTGTGTATTGAAGATTTTCTACACCGCCAGGTTGTTCCAGGGTAATTGCTTTCATGATGGTTGCCTTTTATGGTGTAAAATTGTACAGATATTCAAAGAAAGAGCTGAACTATATTGCCAAAAACAGGTATTTTTTGGTCAATTTTACCGGCTTAAATAAAGGCATATGCAAAAGGAAAATCTGTACCAGCCCTATGAAATAGAAGTAAAAACCCTGGAAGAAGGCCCCGCACCGGGCCACGTGCACAGCTTCTTTGAGCTGGTGTATGTGCTGGAAGGCACGGGCATCCAGTGTATCAACAACCATGAGTTTTCCTATTTTCCTAACCATATGTTCCTCATTACCCCGGAAGATTGCCACGCGTTTAAAGTGCAAACGGCCACGCGCTTTTTCTTCATGCGGTTTAATGATGCCTACATTGCTTCCGGCAGCCTGAAGGCAGACCGCCAGCGCCACCGTGCTTTCAACCAGCGCCTGGAGTTTATCCTGCAGAGTGCCAACCACCAGCCAGGCTGCATTCTGTGGAAACAGGATGATAAGCTGCTGATGAGGCCCTTGCTGGAGGCCATGGCACGGGAACTGTCAAACCGGGAGCTTTATAGCCAGGAGATCATTGAGCAGTTTGTAAACACGGTACTCTGGATCGTGGTGCGCAACATAGCCCGCACCCTGCCCCAGAAAGTGGACGCCGTTTCAGCGGAAAAAACACAGGACATCCTGCAGTATATCCATACAAATATCTATGAGCCGGAAATGCTGCGCGCACCTGTGATAGCAGGGCATTTCGGCATTTCTGTAAATTACCTGGGCAAGTATTTTAAGAAGCATACAGCAGAAACCCTGCAGCAATACATCACCACCTACAAACTGAAGCTGGTGGAAAAGCGCCTGTTGCACAGTGATATGCGCATCAATGAAATTGCCATGGAACTTAATTTTGCAGATGAAAGTCACCTGAACCGCATTTTCAAAAAGTACCAGGGTATGAGCCCCACCGCTTACCGGAAGTCCAGGCGGCGCGTGGCGGTTTAATGCGTCACAACGCACAGCCTGGTTTTAACAAAACCTTTAAATTAGGCTTACTATCTTTCCGTAAACAACGCTATCCCTTTATGACCCAAAAGCCTTCAAATGCATTTGTAGCGGCATCCTGGATTGCCCTGCTACTTGGAATTTCAGGTTTTATTGTTGGCCTCTGGAACGCCACCGGCATGCAACTCAATGAGAAAGGTTATTATTTCACGGTGTTAATGTATGGCCTCTTTGCAGCAGTGTCTGTGCAGAAATGTGTGCGCGACCGCCTGGAAGGCATTCCTGTAACCGACATTTATTATGGGCTGAGCTGGTTCTCTATCCTGCTTACCATTGTGCTCCTCACCGTGGGGCTGTGGAATGCTACACTGTTGCCCAGTGAAAAAGGCTTCTATGCTTTTGCATTCCTGCTTAGTGTGTTTGGCGCTATTACGGTGCAGAAGAACACCCGCGATGCCCAGGCCGCTAAAAAGCCCGAACAGCAACGCATTCCGATAGAGGTGGACGCCTGATCAAAGTAGTTTTGGATTACCGTAAAGTCTCATGCAACCGCCATTCGCATGGGACTTTTTTATGGCCGTACGGGAATATCTGCCTTCTTCAATTGCATATTTTCCCGAAGGTTCCCGGATACCCCCAGGCAATATTCACATGCGTGCAGGGGCGCAGTTTCGTTCAGGTAGGCGAGGGCCTTTGTTTTGAATTGCGGATCATCCACGGCAATGCCATCTGCTTCCGTATAATTAACCGTAGCTGGAATGCCTTTAATGGCAAGGGTTTCATTCATGTAAGCCGCACGTGTACATTTATAGAAATAGCCATTGCGGGTAATGAGGCAGCGGTGCCGCATCCAGCAATCATCGTAAATGTGCTGTATGCGCGCAGGGTCTGTGATCTTCTCTTCCACGAAGATCTCGTTGAATTGCTCCACGTATTTAATGTTCAGCACCACTTCGTACGTTTTTGCTTTTGCTTTCACTTCTTCCAGGATATGTGGTTTCATGGGCGCGCTGATGTAGTGGGAGATGGTAAGCTGGCCCACGTTTTCCCAGAACAGGTCCGTCATGCGGTGCAGCAGCAGCCCGTTAGTGATCACCCGCACCGCACAGCCCAGGTTTGCCTGCCGGATGGTTTGCAGGATCTTGTCCAGCTCCGGGTGCAAGGTAGGTTCACCGCCGGCGATCTTGAATACATCCGGCAGGAGGTTTTCCTTTACAAAATCACAGCTTGCCCGTACATCTGCCAGGCTCATAAAATGTTTGGCATTGAAAGGAGAGATATTGCAACAATCGCGGCAGCGCAGGTTACAGTGCTCCGCCACGTGGATCTCAAATGATTCCGTTTTGATGCGATCCCCTTTCATAAAATACTTGGGTAGTGTACCTTGTTCCGTTTCGCCTTTCTTTACAAATACGGCTTCCAGCTCCACCAGCAGTTCTTCCCGGCAAATGTCTGCCTGCTGGAATGCAAGCTGGCAGCCTGGTGCCAGCACCTTGGGCAGGTAACGTTCCAGGAAGGGCCGGTCTGCCGCATGCTTGTAATACACGCGCATCAGCACAATGTCTTCCAGTGCAAAACCATAATGGATGTTGTATTGCTTGAGGTTAAACTGCCCTGCCAGGATACGCAGGTTCAGGATGGAGCGGGCCAGTTGTTCGTAGATGTCGCCCGGGTGTACGGAGTGCTCTCCTACAATGCTGGCTGTGCCGGAAGAGAGCAGCAGGCGTTGCCCTTTGTTTTGAAAGATAGCGCCCCGGCTGAAGTACGGGGGCAGTTTGCCGTATTGCTCGGAATATTGGTAGGCCGGTACCTGGTCTTTATTTTCAATGAATGCCAGGGGCGTTTGCACTGCCATGAATTCTACCTGCAAGGTATTGCCATCAGTCCCCACTGCGCTGGCAGCTGGTGCTGGATGCTCCCGCCATGCCGTCCCGTAAAAATTTTCAAATGCCTGGTAACGGCCCGCGTTAAATGCCTGGTACACCCGCGTAATATCCGGCACATAGTTCCAGCAACGGAGCAACGTATACCCGGGGAACAACTGCAAAGTATGCAGCAGCTCACGGTAAGCCT encodes the following:
- a CDS encoding chorismate transformation enzyme, FkbO/Hyg5 family, with protein sequence MRFVTNATQIAQQDNATLLKQTVINGTLVDAWFAEQDEHAVAETYGNIRLQRASNGVFGRLELSLEQGISHAAYEAYRELLHTLQLFPGYTLLRCWNYVPDITRVYQAFNAGRYQAFENFYGTAWREHPAPAASAVGTDGNTLQVEFMAVQTPLAFIENKDQVPAYQYSEQYGKLPPYFSRGAIFQNKGQRLLLSSGTASIVGEHSVHPGDIYEQLARSILNLRILAGQFNLKQYNIHYGFALEDIVLMRVYYKHAADRPFLERYLPKVLAPGCQLAFQQADICREELLVELEAVFVKKGETEQGTLPKYFMKGDRIKTESFEIHVAEHCNLRCRDCCNISPFNAKHFMSLADVRASCDFVKENLLPDVFKIAGGEPTLHPELDKILQTIRQANLGCAVRVITNGLLLHRMTDLFWENVGQLTISHYISAPMKPHILEEVKAKAKTYEVVLNIKYVEQFNEIFVEEKITDPARIQHIYDDCWMRHRCLITRNGYFYKCTRAAYMNETLAIKGIPATVNYTEADGIAVDDPQFKTKALAYLNETAPLHACEYCLGVSGNLRENMQLKKADIPVRP